The stretch of DNA GCACCATTTAGCTGAAATCGCCcttcttgtgttttcttctgATCTTCTTCTGATAGACCCATTTCACCCCTAAAAATTCAGACAACGGTAATGTGTTACTCTCTACCTATCTGTCACCAAGTAATATGGAAACCGCGAGAAAACGAGCAGGCCAAGAAACTCTGTACTTACCTCCATAGCTGTTCTACAATCTCTCCTTTGTTCATGTGCTGCTCCAAGATAATAGGTACATCTTCTGGCGTCACATACCCATACCCATACCTAGACAGAAGAATGATTCTATCATCAAGTCAAAATCAGGGTATGATTGATTTGGACATTACAGAGAACGTCAAAGTTCAATCaacatcttaatttttaaacaaaacactCAAAATGAATTCTTGATCTACTttggaaaattattataaaaccaCATGAAAGAAAGAAGTATGTCGCCTCAAACTagtcaataaaatatatatctttcgTTACGCACCAGTGTCTTGTGACTTCCCTGTTGATGTTTGATCTATAGATGATAACATTGCCAGCGTATTTGTGACCACCAATGTGAGAACATGGGCTAACTGACACTTTACCTTGAAGACCATGAAACTCAAGTTCTTCTCTGAATCTACTAACCAGCGACGGCCCACAAACCCCACATCGCCGGTCTCGGGATCCATGGGAACATACAAAGACATATGAGCCTTTTAGCAATTTAGGATTTCCAGGCAGCCATTCACCATCCTTCACAAGCACCTCTACCACAAACGTTTCCACATCAAAATGAGTCAACCTTCTGCATTTTAGTTTAATTGAAACTGTCAAAAACAAGTCCACACTGTTGAAAAGTGAGAGAAAAGAAATCTCTAACTAGCACAGCATGACTTTAACCCTTACCTGTATCTTATCATATCAGGAAAGATAAGTACATCACCATTGGAGGTCTCGGTTCCATCATGTCCCTCACATATTGTGAGTCGAGTCTACATAACAATGgacgaaaaggaaaaaaaacatgagcCACGACGCTTAAAATATACgcttaaaatatcataaaatgcCAGACCTGTAAGGCCTCATCATAAGACTATCCGATgataaacaatcaaaacatcCAGTAAAGACAACATCTCCACTTAAATTCAAAACTGACATAGCACATGAAATAAGAGTAAAGAAACTGCACAATAAAGCTCAAAAAAACGTAGCTGCGTGCCCTATGATCCCATCTTGAAGGCAAAAAGTTATGATGTTATCTATAGAATCTTGCTAGAATACACTTTATCTTATCTGACCCAAACATAAAACCTGAGAGTCACCAGGAAAGAGGTTTTATGACTCActaagatcttaaacatgtaTTAATTAAAGCCAAAACAACAGAGAGCAAGTGCTTTTTGCTCATTTGGGAGGACATAactttcaaaagaagaaaaataagttgGAATCACAAAGCCATGGAACAAACTTAATCAGACCTAAATCTATGAAATTGAGAATCAAGCAATAAACTTGATTCAAGTCAACAGCTGAATCAATCCGATGAAgatggaataaaaaaaatcggAGATTAGGAAACCTCACCTCAGCCAATGAAGCCTTCCCTTTATTGTGTCCTTCACCTTCACCATGACCATAACACCGAAAGATTCTCCCTCTTTGAGTTTGTTATCCAAGTTTCCGAACCTAAATCTTATCCTCTGTGCTTTGGCTTCTCCTTAGCATTCTCTCTCATggcatttcttttctcttccctGTAACATATACAAACATTAATAACAGATGGGCGTATGGTACAACAATTTACATAAGAATGTATtccctaaaacaaaaatcttattatcTATACTTTTCTTCAGGATTAACTTGCTGTCTGCACCGGGTGCACACTCCTGGTAACTCATAACCAAACTGCTACATTTCAGCGGGTTATCAATGTTCTCTTTGTAGCATTTCATCCACGCTTCGTGATCTTCAGAACAAGGCATTGGTTTCGGTTCAGGGACCTTGAACTCTTTCTCCCTCAACTCCTTGGCTTTCTCTGTCACTTCATGAACAAGGTTCTTCTCTACTTTCTCCAGCTTCTCAAGAATCTTCTCACTCTCTTTCGAAACAGACTTTATCAACTTCAACTCCGCGCTTGCTGCTGCTTGTTGCGGTATTGGGAAAGAAAAACGGTGGCTGCATTGGTAACTCTGACATTGGATTCGGCTTCTCTGCATCGTGGTGGTGTGTTTTCGCTTCTTGTTCCACCTTCCTCTGTGGTGACACTTTGGGTTTGGTTTTCTTCGCCTTCCTCTTTGGTTGATCGTTGCCTTCAGCTAGCTGACTGATCAGCTTTGAACTGATCTGAATCGAAAAGTCACCCATACTCTACCAAGTTTGCAAAAACCTAGAAGATGAAATCCATATCAAGAAACACATCAATTTCACAACAAAGCTTGCTTATAGTTTTGCCAAGATCTTCAATTCGACTAAACTCTAGCTAACTACCACAGCAACATAAGTTGACTCTTTCTGTACAAGTTCTAGATTATTTAAAGCTTAAGCAATACAAGCGTGCCTATAAGCTAAAGTATGAGTCCAACATTGCTACAAAATACACAATAATGTTTATGAAGACTTAAATCCAGATTCGAAGATATTCTCATCGTCGTAGATACGATACAAACCAAATCGATCCATACGAATTCGAACGAGTGATTCATCGAAATCGATTTAGAACGATTCTGGATAAAAATTTCTACAGAGCAAggattcgaaaaaaaaaaaaaaaaaacctagaatcTTACATCAAGGATCAAAAATTCGAAGCGAGGAAACCAAAATTCACATATAATTGGAGATGAAGATAGTAAAGAGAATCAATATACctggaaggagaagaagatcggAGAAAGGATCGGTGAACggcgactctctctctctcttcgctaGTAAGAACAAAACTCCGTCGTCGCAGCTACGAAgacgagaaagaagaaactgagagaCGCTGGTTCGGAAATGTATGGGCTTAGTTACAACATAAAAGTGCTATCTTGATCCCAATTTTGCTTATTGGGCTTTTAACGCCTTTATATCCTCTTTTTATGTattcgaaattttttttgatccTTGTTTAATAACTCCACCTTCTTGTCCCGGATATGATGATTATGGTCATTAGTTGAATCCATTAAAACtacattattacaaaaaaatataaaagatcaaagtttttttagggttttgtgcaaaaaaaccctccaaatggtatttttttgcaagaaaacccTCCATATCAAATAAATGCAGGTCAATACTACAATCTCAAAAGTCACCCGCAATATAACCCTCTTCTGTATCGATGACGTGTCACTCTAAAAATCTTGTTGTTTTTATGACAAAAAATGGCAACacattcagattttttttaattaaaatttagaaaaaaaattgtcgcTTTGTCGTCTCCAATCCTGAGCTACGCATCGACCAAGCTCCTCGCCTCCACTTGGCTCAACCATCCGTTTAAAGAGAGGACTTTCCACCACTGACATGATGACAATGCTTTCGGTAACCCACTTATTCTTTACAACTTCTTCCGCCGCAACCACCACACCGACATCACCTGATAACCGCCTCCAATTCGGATTTTGCCTCGGATGCACCTTCATATGCTCCAATTCGTTCAGATCCAGAGTTAATTGAGTCCATCGAAAGAGCCAAATCCATGAGAATGGTACGGAGTGATGTGCGATGTTCTCTCCAAGCTATTCAGTTTCGACGGCGGCGGAACATCTAAACCTTCCACGATTcaggggaagaagaagctgcCAAGGAAACAATCAAACCCTAGACATTGCTTGTAATTAACTGGATTCGTTTTTGCTATGGTTTTTAGTTGACTTGCATTATGTTGTTTGCAGAGATGCAACataggaagaagacgaagttgcaattttttttttcttattttcttaatttttaattaaaaaaaatctgaatgtGTTGCCATTTGTTGTCATAAAAACAACAAGATTTTTAGAGTGACACGTCATCGATACAGAAGAGGGTTATATTGCGGGTGACTTTTAAGATTGTAGTATTGACCTGCATTTATTTGATATGGAgggttttcttgcaaaaaaaattccatttgGAGGGcttttttgcacaaaacccttttttttaacCTCAGATTATCAACTTGTTGGACCCAGAGCCGTGCCTATGGGGAAAAAGTCGTTTTGCCTCAAANGGAAAAAGTCATTTTGCCTCAAGCCCCCAAAATATCCTCCATtctttcatacttttttttttgtgtttgtgaaatCACATTCAGATGTTTGCTATCATGTACATAAAAAAAGAACTAACATGATAATTTGGTAAACAcgtttatttaaatataaaaaaacaactatgttttagtttttttagattattgttttgtttttaataatttatatgtttcaaataatttttacttttattttatttgaaaatttgttttagaaaaattttaaaaaaatttcacaagAAAAAAGTAGGGCTAggcattcgggtaacccgttcgggttcggatattacccattcgggttcgggtaaacgggtttagtAAAATAGAActcattgggtatttttagatatatgggttaggttcggtttgggtactatcgggttcgggtcaaTTTAggttataaattttagaacccgattagtatccgaactaccgggtacccgaaaaaatataattaatattaattacatttaaataaatttagttaaattttgacttatgtaacaaaatattttagatattttgattatttttgatatttagatataaa from Camelina sativa cultivar DH55 chromosome 9, Cs, whole genome shotgun sequence encodes:
- the LOC104715008 gene encoding LOW QUALITY PROTEIN: MICOS complex subunit MIC19-like (The sequence of the model RefSeq protein was modified relative to this genomic sequence to represent the inferred CDS: inserted 1 base in 1 codon; deleted 1 base in 1 codon); this translates as MGDFSIQISSKLISQLAEGNDQPKRKAKKTKPKVSPQRKVEQEAKTHHHDAEKPNPMSELPMQPPFFFPIPQQAAASAELKLIKSVSKESEKILEKLEKVEKNLVHEVTEKAKELREKEFKVPEPKPMPCSEDHEAWMKCYKENIDNPLKCSSLVMSYQECAXRCRQQVNPEEKYR